A part of Tardiphaga sp. vice304 genomic DNA contains:
- a CDS encoding DUF4345 family protein, with the protein MEANGERFELLSFIVVTGGLARLISLAVIGLPPFGIKAALAMKLGVTPLLCLWQ; encoded by the coding sequence ATCGAAGCTAACGGGGAAAGATTTGAGTTGCTTTCATTCATCGTCGTCACTGGAGGCTTGGCGCGGCTGATTTCTCTTGCGGTAATCGGCCTCCCACCCTTTGGAATAAAGGCCGCCCTGGCAATGAAACTCGGCGTGACACCGTTGCTTTGTCTATGGCAATGA